TGATGAGGCGGCTCCTCCAGCAGGCCCGCAAGGGCAAGCGGAGGGGGATGCCGAGGCTCGGGGGCTTCTAGATGTCGACCCGGGGCGCCTCAGATTCTACGCGCCAGAGGCCCCGGGATGGACTAGGATGGACTGGGACAGTCACGAAGGAGGACAAGACGTGTCGGTTGTGATTCGCCTGCAACGGGCGGGGGGAAGGAACAAGCCGAGCTATCGGATCGTGGCGGCGGACTCGAGATTCGCCCGCGACGGACGCTTCATCGAGAAGGTCGGCTACTACAATCCACTGAAGGATCCGGCGGAGCTCAGCATGGAGGTCCCCAGGATCCACGATTGGGTCTCGAAGGGCGCGAGGCTGTCCGAGACCGTGGAGTTGCTGCTCAGGCGCTTCGAGGAGCGCCAGCGGTCGCAGGATCGCCCGGATTCAGGCTCGTAGGGGGAGACAGGGTCGCCTCTGAGACTTCGTGGGCAAGCCCGGCGCAGCGATCTTAGTTCCCGCGGAAGGAAGGTCAAGATGAAGGAGATGATCGAATACATCGCGAGGCGCTTGGTCGATCGGCCCGAGGAGGTCGACGTCCAGGAGGTCGCGGGGGAGAAGACGACCGTCTACGAACTCCGAGTCGGGGACGGGGATCTGGGCAAGATCATCGGAAAGCACGGGCGGACGATCCGCGCGATTCGAACGCTCCTGGCTGCGGCCGCGACAAAGGAAAACAAGAGGGCGGTTCTCGAGATTCTGGAGTAGGCCCGGTGGGGGCGAGGCCCGCCGCGGACCGGCTCGTGA
This genomic stretch from Candidatus Eisenbacteria bacterium harbors:
- a CDS encoding KH domain-containing protein; this translates as MKEMIEYIARRLVDRPEEVDVQEVAGEKTTVYELRVGDGDLGKIIGKHGRTIRAIRTLLAAAATKENKRAVLEILE
- the rpsP gene encoding 30S ribosomal protein S16; this translates as MSVVIRLQRAGGRNKPSYRIVAADSRFARDGRFIEKVGYYNPLKDPAELSMEVPRIHDWVSKGARLSETVELLLRRFEERQRSQDRPDSGS